The nucleotide sequence ACAAAATCCCCCTGAATTGGTTCTGCGCCACCATGAAACTGAATACGCAGTGATTTGGCTTGAAGAAAATCCTGATGATCCATTACTTGAAAATGGATATGTGCTTCCGAAGAATTGCCCGAATTCCCGCATAAGCCAAGCAGTTGACCTGCCTTCACCTTTCCCCCTTTTTTCACACAAATCGAATCCTTCATGAAATGGGCAATCATACTGTATTCATTGTGTTCATGTGCAATGATGCAATAGTTACCTGCTAGATTTTCTTCATCCATTTCTCCCGGAATATTGTCGTTAATTCCATCAATCACTTCCACCACTACACCATCAGCCGGTGCTACGACTTCAGCTCCAAATGCATAGTAGCTTTCATTTTGCAGTTTCGAATTCTTATATGTGTCGTTATTAACCATTTTGACTAAATCGTAAGCATAACGCTGCTGTTCATACGGATAGTGATAGTTGATAAATTCGTTCGTACCGCCCCAAAAAACATACCATTCGTCATTAATTGGCATGCTGTATGCATTTTTCGTCCATATTTGATC is from Solibacillus isronensis and encodes:
- a CDS encoding M23 family metallopeptidase: MSNQFKEQFGRYFLNGEFEEIYGKTAKSFQNLVSFEQFRELSLDYNSDVSSYTCIVSNTFQGLERYIWVDDTYTKTVVIAFDGQDIIQAIYLKPFETYPSSDQIWTKNAYSMPINDEWYVFWGGTNEFINYHYPYEQQRYAYDLVKMVNNDTYKNSKLQNESYYAFGAEVVAPADGVVVEVIDGINDNIPGEMDEENLAGNYCIIAHEHNEYSMIAHFMKDSICVKKGGKVKAGQLLGLCGNSGNSSEAHIHFQVMDHQDFLQAKSLRIQFHGGAEPIQGDFVQPSSASKTESDTFDKIENSVTAGELLLLLPRIIGQFFK